The stretch of DNA CGGATCAGGCATGTTACTATCTTTGACATGTTTGGGTTTGGTGGATGGGTGGGTGGAGGCCCCCGCTGTCCACCAATTATCAATGTTCCAACGAATTCATTTCTTTATTGTGTAAAACATCATAACCATGGAGACGATCGTAAAagtggattaacattttatagtttGTCGTTTCGGAAGGATTTAAGTACAAGTTTGGTGATAATTCACAActtgcatatattatatatatatatatatatatatatgagaaattctatttacagttcTCATTTAGAGACTGCATGTGCAAGCccttcattaaatagaaaaaagtactattttaataagaatattattataattttgaaaaaattaaaaaaaattttaactagaCTTGCAATGCAATCTTCATTTAAAGATTGTACATagcattacttatatatatatttgatatacaTTGACAAAAATGAGTGATCGCTTCTTTCTAACATTTTAGCATACAGAAACCAAacaatatatgttaattatctaaTCAATATTATTCTAAAACACAATATCATAACCTATAAAAATTGATCACGCAATACTTTTACGAATCCTATTgtcaaaaaaatagaattttgtgAAGCCAGCTCgatgacatgacatgattaCGAACGAAAACGGGTTGTATTTGAAGGATGTTAACACCTAGACAGCTGATCATCCATTAATCTACACTCCAAAAACCCAGAGGCTTATTGAGTTGTCCATGGAAAAGGACGTAAGACCGTTCATTGAGTTGGGATCATAAGCCATCAAAggctaatattttatttttcttttatacgtACAGGAACGAAATCAGAAAATCTAGTTTAGAGGGCTAacgttataaaaaataattttggagaattaaatactaatttttatataatctactttataaaaacGCATTCTAAAACCTaacttttatcaaattttaaaaattttgagggACTTTGTCTTAAGGTAGTTCCACCCTGGATATAGTTAGCCGTTGTATCTTATTGACTTGAATTTCGAACACAAACAGGTATAGACGACCATATTACCATCACTAAAAtacaataatgatatttttatggcAACAAATGAAATCAGCACCATTGGAATGTGGTCATCTTCCATCACTCACCGACCATCACATAATACAAGGAcaaagttgaaatgaattataagaaaataattagacGGTGAGTTGAAGTTGAACGAGCAgtggtgttttgttttttttggtggggggtTGGTCGGTCATTTGATCCGACGGCAGAGAGTGATCCCATCACCAACAGGAAGCATGCAGATCTCAATCCTAGGGTCGGCAGCAAGGGCCTTGTTGAGCTCCAAGACGAAGTCCCTGTAGTACCTAACGTACTTGCGAAGTGGCGCATCAGCAGGCGCCACGACAGAGCCGTTCCAGAGGGTGTTATCGTAGCCGATCAATCCCCCGACCTTCACGAGGTCAATTAGCCTCTTGTGATAGTTGATGTAGTTGTCCTTGTCCGCGTCCACGAATATGAAATCATAAGCTCCATGGTTCTTTTCCTGTGGTTCACCAAACAAATAGCTTAGCTTTCAAGACTTCACCATAGTTTAAGGTACGACATCGTTATTTTACgagtaatactactcatcatcttaatttttatcatcattctatcattctatgatatgatattaggtgattaaaaattatttattatatttcacttataaatctataatttaatactacatcatgagatgatggaATGATGATGAGAGTtggaatgataaataaattttattttattttattacgtTATCTATTCAACATCCCACCTTACACACTATAtgtatctttattttaattttaattttatttattttcttttgattttattcttattaagctaattgaattattctatttattattcatacacCATAtacttgttataaaaaaaaaaaaaactaaaagatataactttattattaaataaatggttttgtaaaatttaaattttaaagttgaataaaatattattataaaataatttctattttaaaattttaaaaattaaattatttattatattttatataaaattttaaaaaatatatattaattagataaaataaaatagtttctgAAAACAAGCAAGTCGATAATCACGGATCTTCTTCTTAAATAagtcttaaaaattaaaaattaattaattattgaagtTTGAGAGAGGCGAAGTCCCCGAGGCCCAAGGCCATACCTAAACTATAAGGCGGTATTTGTATCTCTTTTTTACTAAATTTTGCAAACAATTTATGACTTTTTTATAAgttcagaacaaaaaaaaaacaaactgtTTACAAACAGTGAAAGTAATTGGGCTCGAGAAATTTACATCTTCAACCAAAAGGTCAAGAACTGGGAGGGCAGGGCCTTCTCTGAATTCGATCTTGTGGGCAACACCGGCTTTTTCGATGATGGGCAGTCCTAGCTCGTAGTTTTCTCTGTTGATGTCCATGGCCAGGATCTGTGACAAtcaaaaatagaatattattattacttttttttaaacaaacttTTTTGGGCAGTTATGGTTGACTATGAGAGACCATCTTATTGTTATTATCGGTGATTGgtaatttatgaaatttcttaCCTTTCCATCGTCGGGAATCGCTAAGGCTGTAGCGAGCAGGGAGTAGCCGGTGTAGACACCGATCTCCATGGTGTTCTTGGCATTGATGAGTTTGAGTAGCATGTTCAAGAACTGGCCTTCATCGGCTGAGGTGGTCATGATGTTCCTGTTTTTTCCATTCAAACCAAACTGACATTTAAAAGACATATACAATATTCATTAATCAGTTAAATTCATTGTTTCTTACTAAATTGAACTTTTGAGGGTCCTGGTACCAGAATTGATCTGAGttggaaaggaaaaaacataaaagagagaaaaggaatGTTAATCACGAAACTCACCATGGATGCTTGGCAGTCACCTCTCTAAGCTCCTTCATGGGTTCAGGCTCTCTCGGGTAGACACTGGTCTCCAATATATACTACAAAACCATACCCAAAAACCAGAAACAATGTTTTGAAACCAGAAATGGAAGATCGATAAttgaaacaataaaacaaaaaaagctacaaAAGCCCGCTGATGGTTTAAAtaaattctctttcttttcccttttcaatGTTTTCATCCGTTGGGGGCGTTAACACATGAAAGCTTTGATGGAAACACATGTACCTGGTAAAGAGCATCACTCTGCAAAAGGCTCTTGTGACCAACCTCCTGGTGCCTCCCGGCTTCGTTTTGATTTTCTCCTCCCTTGGAAGCCATTGCTGTaataccttttctttttcttgttcttcttcttctttctcttatCTGGCCTTTTGATCTCTGGACTTTTGCTCACCGATTAACAGTTAAGCCTGAGCTGAGAAGAGGAAAGAGGAGGGTATATATGGGGAAAGAGGAATCCGGTCTGAACCAGATGGCGGGTGTTTGGACCGCCCGCCAAACCGGTCGGGGGTGGGTGAGACACTGCAAATGTACCCATGAGTCTTGCTCGAGGTCCCACTCGCTGGGGCCATTATAGAATTGGAAATGGTCGATCCATCGTCTGTGGAGTGTGGACCTGTGGTCTCAGTTGGGGTCTCTTTTTTAACGTATTTTGTGTACTGCcactttgaagtttgaaggtTGTATCTGTTCCgctgtaaaataaaataaaataaaatatagagtcAGAATTCaagttttctattttaatattacgtaaaattattacttactttacaaatttaaatgaataaaaaaatataaatttaatcatttatattttttatttaaccgTTATTATGCAGTAAACCAATAAAATgcttgataaaaataaatagataatcagGAGCCAGAATTCAAGGTCTCAGTCAGTGTCTGATCTgttaacaaataaaattatgtatgtgtatatagtaatagataaataaatataatactgCCATTTGAGCAATTTGATTTTAATAACCTTTCTTTTGCCTTTATCGGGCCCGCAAGCTTTTTGGTGGAATAATACACGTGGCAATTTTAAATTGAAGTGCGGTTGGTGGACAAAACTAGGCGTTTTTCAAAGTAAGAGTTGGTAGGCTGTGTTTGTTTTCATCCGTGCAATGAGATGagtagaaattaaaattaaaaattaatagaatattttttaaatattatttttattttaaaattttaaaaaaattaaattatttattttattttgtataaaatttttaaaaaattataatatttaaatgaaatgaacgaaaaaatttaatgaaaacaaaggaggcctcaatttttctaaaattttactGCAGTTTATgtggaaaaaaataatgtgattatgtaagtattgtgtatttttttaaaaaaagaattagatttattattaaaaaattagatatattatttttaaaaaatttatatttattcaattttaaaaaattagtacCTGACAacactgtaaatatcatttttttaataatatttgaagtgatttttcttttttactgaATGGTTTGAGAGTGAGTTCAAAGCACGAACTAGACAGTAATTAAGTAGGTCATCACGAACTTTTCTGAAAATTCCACTTCATCAATACGTAGAAAATGACCTTACAGCGTACTACTTCACACCAATGCCAGTGGTGAAATATcggaataataaaaaaaaaaaaaattataagaaaatatctaaatcAAGGTTGGTTCATTGTTAGGTGAGGTATAGGGGCGAGAGGCCATATGCTTGAAGTCAAAGCAAATAGGCAAACAAAACAAGCCGCCACCGCTAAAACCTACagaaatgtgtgtgtgtgtgtgggggggggggagttgGGGAGTGGTTATGACTCGTGAGGGGAAGACATAAGGCATAAACTTGCCTCGAGAGATTGACCAGGTTCGTTTTGTCCTTTTTGCAGCTTCAGTGACTTTTCATAAGGGTTGTCTTGGGAGGAAGTTTCCGGCTTCAATTGAGGTTTGGTTTGAATTcgaagatgaattaagatgaattataaataataataaaattaattgtaaatattagtaaaatttatgagttaaaattaataaataataataaataatagtgagatgaattgatataaattacgaatacaaactgaataatctataaatttaactGAACATgtaagagatatatatattttttaagaataatgctacttatAGGGGTGTTATCTGCACCATACGGCGCGGGGTAGTCCCTTCCCGGCCTCCCGCCCTGCATGCCAGGAGGTGGGGTGGATTCCCAATTCGCTTCACCTCCCGCCCACTTCAATAATAGACTATATTTCATTAGGTCTAACAATTATTCTTAGgtctaaaaatgataaaaaacacatttggatactcaaattgtaaatttaaatttgtagatataattataatttaaaaattatgtagtttttaaatttgctagtacaTATCTTATATAAGTTGTAGTATAATACAAGAGTCACACATTGTTGaagtgtgagacttgtattGTCAAGGTAATCCATAAAACGGTCACCTTATATAAAGTATTAAGTAAAAGTtctacttaatatatattactatatttatatatagtaaaaataataaatatttatatatttatattaaaaaaaaaagaggtgcgGGTAGGGGGAGTCGCAAACGAATCAGGGTTGGGCTCTACCCGCCCCTCGCCCCCGCTAGGGGCTAGATGATAGGTGAACATGGACGAGATAGGAGAGTGCGGGGCTCCACTGCCCACCCATATGCTATTATTCTTTCTCATTTTACctcctcattttgaccgctcatgttttaatttttttttatttcctaattAAGGAAGtcattattagtatattaatatatttttaaaaaatgtttaaatatataaaaaaaatgtaaagataaaaagaagaaaaaaataaaagtgaaatttgTACTAACGTGCACACCCAGTGGTCAAAGCTGGGTGGCACACTAGAACTACccatttttaaaagtttaatttgaaaaaaaaaacataaattgtTTCTCACATATTTAAGATGCACGCGAGAAGCTAGTTTATAGCCAGATGAGTTGGAAGAAAACTCCCATTATTTCGTGATTTATTTGTCTTGTTTACTGCACGTCTAATGCATGCAATGTTTTTCATATCTATACATACAAGACAAGTCAACATATTGATGGT from Juglans microcarpa x Juglans regia isolate MS1-56 chromosome 3S, Jm3101_v1.0, whole genome shotgun sequence encodes:
- the LOC121258145 gene encoding caffeoyl-CoA O-methyltransferase 5: MASKGGENQNEAGRHQEVGHKSLLQSDALYQYILETSVYPREPEPMKELREVTAKHPWNIMTTSADEGQFLNMLLKLINAKNTMEIGVYTGYSLLATALAIPDDGKILAMDINRENYELGLPIIEKAGVAHKIEFREGPALPVLDLLVEDEKNHGAYDFIFVDADKDNYINYHKRLIDLVKVGGLIGYDNTLWNGSVVAPADAPLRKYVRYYRDFVLELNKALAADPRIEICMLPVGDGITLCRRIK